The segment GTAATATGagtttattatcattttttataagGTTAATGTGAATGAAGATAcggaaaaattaataaaataaataaacacaaaaaaCTGTATTGTAAGAATTTTTTTCACAAAAATAGTATATTGAAGTAGAGAGCATTTAAAAGTTCTACTTGATGTGTTTACATTATAGGTTAAATGTAATTGTATAAATAATGATCATTATTTATTATACCACCATGATATTAACTCAAGATTGAATGATATGATGGCAGCATAAATTTAGTATGGGAAAGAAATGATGGAAAATGAAGAAAATTCAAGGGCTCAAATGCAAAGTTTGATGGAAGGTTGAGATTTAAAGATTGGAAGGAAGAAGTGTCACAAGAGGAAGGAAAGAGATTAATGAAGTGTAAGGGAAGGCATGCTTATACATGTTTGAGCAAGATGATAGGTTTATCCTAGTAGGAAAAAGATGAGGCGGAGGCTTGGAAGTTTTTTAGGTTTATAAGTTTGCATTCTAATACATATGAGAGCAAGGAGTGAAGAAAGTAGGCACACTCACACATGCAGGAGCATGAGAGGGGTAGGGACACTTTTGCAtgatgacaagtttaaaatttgaTTCATGTAAGGATATTAGGTGGCCAACATTAAAATTTGCAAGATTAAGGTGagatgaaattaaaaattagaagaagggTGAATGGGGGCTTAATTAACTTTAATCAATAAAAGATTAATTATTTCACCAAGTTGAAAGAATTGAAGGATTAAGATTGTTGAGTTAATTAAAAATCTTGTCAATAAGAAACTCAACCCAAACTTCACTATCCATAAACAAATacaaattattaataattaattccaTCCAAATTCCTCTATTCATAAAACCACGCACCAAAAAAAAAACCCTATAAAAGCTTCTTCATCACCTTGACCGCCATTTTTTAAAGCCCCATAAAAACACAAAGCATCCTATGCAGGCCTTAAAAGACTTCGGAACAAAACAGTTGAACGAGCTCTTTAAAAGtattaaatttagtaataaaaaaaAGTGTAGCCGCCctcaaattttttttattgaagtGAATAAATCTTATACATTTTTAAATTGAGGCTTCAATGACCTTCAACCCACGGATCAAAGAATAAAAAATTACAGAATAAATTTGGAAGGATTTGCAATACACAAGTCTATATTTCCACCTCCTTCCCGCACTTAGTCCCATATATGATTGACTAGAGCgctatttatataaaaaataaagaatCAAAGAATAAATTTCTAAGGATTTGCTGTGAACAATTCTATACGTCCACCTCCTTTCTGCAATTAGTACCATATGCCCTTGGGCTCGTTACTtttataccaattttgattcttcagACGAGCTGCACCGCCGCAAATTCACAACCAAAATTAAGAGAATTTAGTAGTGGGCATAATTTCCAGTGGAAGGCAtctcatactcacatatctcaaatCTGCAGGAAACATGGGCAGCCAATTCCAAGAGCTTTTGCTCACATCATAAACAAGTATCTCCATGCTTTCGTGGGCTCTGAAACAGATCTTATCGCCCACTCCCACGCATTCAAACCAATTCGAATTCGAGCTCTTCCTGAATTCTTCACACACGGAACTGGGCATCTTCCCAATCTCTTCCCACTTATAATCCTCCTCCCCCATCTTCTCAAAAACTAACTTCCACATAAAAACACCTTGCAAACAATAATTTTCTTCGATTGCCCCAACCACAAACACACCACTCTTACAACAAACAAGCCGAGCCCACAAATTGTGGGTATCTGCTGTGGGCATGGCCATAATTGTAGTGTTCCCCTGTTCAATATTGTAGGCCATTATGCCACCACTGGCGGTCATACCGAAcagagagcccttgaagaagaaaacaTTTTCGTTTCTTATAACCACATCTGGAATGGTGTCTGCAACTTTCCAAGCCTTGGTAGTCGAATTATATGCTTCTACTACAACTGTACCAGTGCTGCTCATGCCCACCACCATGACTGTATATTCGTCCATCTTATTCCCTACGGGTAAAATTGCCTTGCCCATAATTCTACTCACAGAAGCCATTTCTGGTAGTACCGAGCACGTTTGGGTAAGAGGATTGCAAACAAACAGCGTTGGAGAATTATAACCAAACCAGAAATTGGCGCTAATGTCTGCTAAGAGCTGCCCAGAAGCAGATCCTCTGAAATTGATGGGGCAGTGGAGCTCATGAGGTATGAAAGATAAAGAAATGGTTCGCCAAGTGTGggtgaagaaggaatagattagaGAGGGCAGTTGGGTGTTGGAGGGGCAAAGAATGAGAAATGGGTGGCTATTTCTTGCTATGGAATTGAAATGTTGGGATGAGAAGAGAGTATTCCAGGTCTTGCAAACAGCCCTGAAACGGAAGAAGCAGTCCACTGGAAGGAATTCTAGTATTCTCTCCATCAAATGTTCAGGCAAATCTGACCACATTATTTGCTTACGAATTCTGAGAACACCCATTTTCACGAGTAGAGTCGATGATCTCAAAAACAAATGGGCAAAGATTTATAGCAAATGAGAAAGACCGCAATATGAGCGAAGATCCAGAGCAAGCACGAAAATCTGGTCAAAAAATGCGGTGAGGAATTTTTGTCTCAACGCACCGCGGTTTAAGATAAGTGAGGGTCCACAAATTAATATCAATTCTTTACCTAAAGTAGTTTGACTTATTAACTAGAGACAAGGTCATTTATAACTCGCTGGGAGATTAAATTATTGTTTCCTGGCCTGAATTTTCATGATCTAGAAACACGTTCTGGAAACAAAAAGTGTATTTGATTACAGAGACGTTCCAATCCATCCGAAGCTATGATGAAATCGGCAATGAACAGGTTTTCCGTGAAAGTAATAGTAATAATCAAATAAAAGAATTGGAAGCTTCCGTTCATATATGATCGTTTCATGTCATTTGATATTA is part of the Cryptomeria japonica chromosome 10, Sugi_1.0, whole genome shotgun sequence genome and harbors:
- the LOC131057543 gene encoding F-box/kelch-repeat protein At5g15710, whose protein sequence is MGVLRIRKQIMWSDLPEHLMERILEFLPVDCFFRFRAVCKTWNTLFSSQHFNSIARNSHPFLILCPSNTQLPSLIYSFFTHTWRTISLSFIPHELHCPINFRGSASGQLLADISANFWFGYNSPTLFVCNPLTQTCSVLPEMASVSRIMGKAILPVGNKMDEYTVMVVGMSSTGTVVVEAYNSTTKAWKVADTIPDVVIRNENVFFFKGSLFGMTASGGIMAYNIEQGNTTIMAMPTADTHNLWARLVCCKSGVFVVGAIEENYCLQGVFMWKLVFEKMGEEDYKWEEIGKMPSSVCEEFRKSSNSNWFECVGVGDKICFRAHESMEILVYDVSKSSWNWLPMFPADLRYVSMRCLPLEIMPTTKFS